One part of the Bdellovibrio bacteriovorus genome encodes these proteins:
- a CDS encoding alpha/beta hydrolase: MYKRSEGFFKGYQDIKLFFQIWDNPEARGTVIITHGHGEHSESYHRLIKAFENDKWSFYGWDLRGHGRSDGRRGYVAEFDDYCKDYKIFLDMVMKDEKVKKGPVILYCHSMGGLIQLKTLLQNSDIDCTAMVISAPLLGLTVPVPAFKAKGAGILNKLLPQITMGNELSNDMLTRDPDVIREYEQDALRHTRVSPGAFLGFLESFEFVNPRANQLKKPALVIVSDADPVISTAAAKALYEHLGTTEKELYVYPGGKHELINDTIRQTVYADIKKFLDGFLESK; the protein is encoded by the coding sequence ATGTACAAACGATCTGAAGGCTTCTTTAAGGGCTACCAAGACATCAAACTTTTCTTCCAGATTTGGGACAATCCCGAAGCGCGCGGCACCGTGATCATCACGCATGGCCATGGCGAACATTCGGAATCCTATCACCGACTGATCAAAGCTTTTGAAAACGACAAATGGAGTTTTTACGGCTGGGATTTGCGCGGTCACGGCCGCTCGGACGGACGCCGCGGTTACGTGGCGGAATTTGACGATTACTGCAAGGACTACAAAATCTTCCTCGACATGGTGATGAAAGATGAAAAGGTCAAAAAAGGCCCGGTGATCTTGTACTGCCATTCCATGGGTGGATTGATTCAGCTAAAAACCCTGCTGCAAAATTCCGATATCGACTGCACGGCGATGGTCATCAGTGCTCCGCTGCTGGGTTTGACAGTTCCGGTTCCGGCGTTCAAAGCCAAAGGCGCTGGCATTCTGAACAAGCTTCTGCCACAGATCACCATGGGAAATGAGCTTTCCAACGACATGCTGACACGCGATCCAGATGTGATCCGTGAATACGAACAGGATGCTCTTCGCCACACGCGTGTTTCACCCGGCGCTTTTCTGGGCTTCCTGGAATCCTTTGAATTCGTCAACCCTCGTGCGAATCAGCTGAAAAAACCCGCATTGGTGATTGTGTCTGATGCCGATCCGGTGATCAGCACGGCGGCAGCCAAAGCGTTGTACGAACATCTTGGCACCACAGAAAAAGAGCTTTACGTCTATCCGGGCGGCAAGCATGAATTGATCAACGATACGATCCGCCAGACCGTGTATGCGGATATCAAAAAGTTCCTCGACGGTTTTTTGGAGTCTAAGTAA
- the nadB gene encoding L-aspartate oxidase: MSTHRCDILIIGSGTAGLALALKLSENGKVIVLAKESAGGTNSAMAQGGISAVMSEEDSFESHVQDTLTAGAGLCKETVVRDYVEQAPDRIKDLTNWGVHFDVRRRGSEETNEVDLTREGGHSKRRILHFEDQTGLEIHRTLLARVRENPNIILMEKYYAIDLIVNKEVDPADMDPVTCIGCYALSKDTGEVHTFIAKNTALATGGAGKVYLYTSNWGGATGDGIAMAYRVGARIANLEFMQFHPTCLYHRESRNFLISEALRGEGGELIDSKGQAFMRKYHELGSLAPRDVVARSIDNEMKKTGADCVYLDMTKLDREFLKQRFPTIFNKCMEFGIDMSTQPIPVVPAAHYLCGGVLTDVSGRTDITGLWAIGETACTGLHGANRLASNSLLECLTTAHNCAEEIKKHWDTYRLTDKEPKAWTHPQESNDDEMIVINHMWDEIRRLMWNYMGIVRSNKRLERAQHRLKNILSETKEYYSNMKIHPDILELRNIAIVADLSVECALRRHESRGIHYNLDYPEKSKTAHDTIVVRGLN, translated from the coding sequence ATGAGTACTCACCGCTGCGACATTTTGATTATCGGCTCTGGCACTGCTGGCTTGGCTTTGGCTCTGAAGCTCTCGGAAAATGGAAAAGTGATCGTGCTGGCCAAAGAAAGCGCCGGTGGAACGAACTCGGCCATGGCTCAAGGTGGAATCTCTGCGGTGATGTCGGAAGAAGACAGTTTTGAGTCCCACGTGCAGGACACTTTGACCGCCGGAGCCGGTCTTTGCAAAGAAACTGTCGTCCGAGATTATGTAGAGCAAGCCCCTGATCGCATTAAAGATTTAACAAACTGGGGCGTTCATTTTGACGTCCGCAGACGAGGCTCTGAAGAAACCAACGAAGTGGATTTGACGCGCGAAGGCGGACACAGCAAAAGGCGCATTCTTCACTTCGAGGACCAAACCGGTTTAGAGATCCATCGCACTCTTCTGGCAAGAGTTCGCGAAAATCCGAACATCATCCTGATGGAAAAGTACTACGCCATCGACCTGATCGTGAACAAAGAGGTCGACCCTGCGGACATGGATCCGGTGACCTGCATCGGCTGTTACGCCCTTAGCAAAGACACCGGAGAGGTGCATACTTTTATAGCAAAAAACACCGCTCTGGCCACCGGGGGCGCGGGCAAGGTTTATCTTTACACTTCCAACTGGGGTGGCGCGACCGGCGACGGCATCGCGATGGCGTACCGAGTGGGCGCCCGCATCGCCAATCTGGAATTCATGCAGTTCCACCCGACGTGCCTGTATCACCGCGAATCCCGCAACTTCCTGATCTCGGAAGCTTTGCGCGGCGAAGGTGGCGAGCTGATCGACAGCAAGGGTCAAGCCTTCATGCGCAAGTATCATGAACTGGGCTCACTGGCTCCGCGCGATGTGGTGGCTCGTTCGATTGATAATGAAATGAAAAAAACCGGTGCTGACTGTGTGTATCTGGACATGACCAAACTGGATCGTGAATTCCTCAAGCAGCGCTTCCCGACTATTTTCAACAAGTGCATGGAATTTGGCATCGACATGAGCACCCAACCGATCCCGGTGGTGCCGGCAGCGCACTATTTGTGCGGTGGTGTTTTGACAGATGTTTCAGGTCGCACGGACATCACAGGCTTGTGGGCCATTGGCGAAACTGCCTGCACAGGTCTGCACGGCGCCAACCGTCTGGCCAGCAACTCGTTACTGGAATGCCTGACCACGGCTCACAACTGCGCTGAGGAAATCAAAAAGCACTGGGACACCTACAGGCTGACGGACAAGGAGCCGAAAGCCTGGACTCATCCTCAGGAATCCAACGACGATGAGATGATCGTGATCAACCACATGTGGGACGAGATTCGCCGCCTGATGTGGAACTATATGGGGATTGTCCGCTCTAACAAACGTCTGGAACGCGCCCAGCACCGTCTGAAAAACATTCTTTCAGAGACCAAAGAATATTATTCGAACATGAAGATCCACCCGGACATTCTGGAACTTCGTAATATCGCGATTGTGGCCGACCTGTCGGTGGAGTGCGCTCTGCGCAGACATGAGTCCAGAGGTATCCATTACAATCTCGACTATCCGGAAAAGAGCAAGACCGCCCACGATACAATCGTGGTTCGAGGCCTGAATTGA
- a CDS encoding sensor histidine kinase translates to MKVKLIVVLIAVAAVFISAVLWRTDSFVYGDRMSWVEAQTRTQLGAINHSLTVELKSLQRLVSGLNSESFQKGKMNWSSMAPYYAVAAFSVRGNELDPQALAVRENSKAANWNKEFVKAAIGNIGARGNDMRFYVKPFQDSQRGRYVALVFLEGTRAYALIGSGETFQSLIDAQKGSLSAFSIVTATGLTVGHSVPEYLGTVMRDDPVFREAQKSGSSHGSSVFKLASGQDLYGMFEMIPQSNLYVLSSAPLKEAMKGRTGLWWQFLLLGAGLVLVGAAAALWVISPAEKEIETLETQLAEAKAKPAPAPVVEKVIAQDPEIAHKERLDASMRVASALAHEMRGPLASILGYSQIILSKTPEAEVVQSTDSILRETRAARSVLDKLLGYAGEEVKEKNAMRVEGPLVRALKQLDTLFAQKGVKITKDIQDTHAKDLDVDGVTRAMVNIMTNSVEAMERMAKKEIKVSLYESESGTHLDIEDCGEGIEPANIEKIFDPFFTTRSFQNHMGLGLSVAFGILKEHNADVKVESQRGQGTKVMILFKKTMGLAVMKAPVAPKQEEEEVIVMKELPRLKEESPERAEAEANFVAATTVQPEPAASPLDVNIDNLLEELPEVVPAKVEPVAATEPVMVKKIVKKTVKKKSQPASDELTFIDGFMGEEVEEEVEVEEEILVAADQAEASAETVVAAATEPVTNTAIPVEHAAGASLADMDDELTPVNFIVPPKMAATKKESKLDGYHVEIRRPGKRI, encoded by the coding sequence ATGAAAGTTAAACTCATCGTCGTTCTGATTGCGGTGGCGGCTGTTTTCATCAGCGCTGTCTTGTGGCGGACGGACAGTTTTGTCTATGGGGACCGTATGAGTTGGGTCGAAGCGCAGACCCGCACCCAACTGGGTGCCATCAACCATTCATTGACGGTGGAATTGAAATCCCTGCAGCGCCTGGTTTCTGGTTTGAATTCGGAAAGTTTCCAAAAAGGAAAAATGAACTGGAGCTCCATGGCTCCGTATTATGCGGTGGCCGCTTTTTCTGTGCGTGGCAACGAGCTCGATCCGCAGGCCCTTGCTGTTCGTGAAAATTCCAAAGCCGCGAACTGGAACAAAGAATTCGTCAAGGCCGCTATCGGCAACATCGGTGCGCGCGGCAATGACATGAGATTTTATGTGAAGCCGTTCCAGGATTCCCAGCGCGGTCGTTACGTGGCGCTGGTGTTTTTGGAAGGCACGCGCGCTTATGCTTTGATCGGTTCCGGTGAAACCTTCCAGTCCCTGATCGACGCGCAAAAAGGTTCGTTGAGCGCATTTTCAATTGTGACGGCCACGGGCCTGACGGTGGGCCACTCGGTGCCGGAATATCTGGGCACGGTGATGCGCGATGATCCTGTCTTCCGTGAAGCGCAAAAAAGCGGATCCTCCCACGGCAGTTCTGTTTTCAAGCTGGCTTCCGGTCAGGATCTTTACGGCATGTTTGAAATGATCCCGCAAAGCAATCTGTATGTGCTCAGCTCCGCTCCGCTGAAAGAGGCGATGAAGGGGCGCACCGGATTGTGGTGGCAGTTCCTGCTTCTGGGGGCGGGTCTGGTGCTGGTGGGTGCGGCTGCTGCATTATGGGTGATTTCACCTGCGGAAAAAGAAATTGAAACCTTGGAAACCCAACTGGCAGAAGCGAAGGCAAAACCGGCACCGGCTCCGGTGGTCGAAAAAGTCATCGCGCAAGATCCAGAGATCGCGCACAAAGAGCGTCTGGATGCTTCGATGCGTGTGGCTTCGGCGCTGGCGCATGAAATGCGCGGGCCGTTGGCTTCCATTCTGGGCTATTCGCAGATCATTCTTTCCAAAACTCCGGAAGCGGAAGTTGTGCAAAGCACGGATTCCATTCTGCGTGAAACCCGCGCGGCACGTTCGGTCCTGGACAAGCTTCTGGGATATGCCGGCGAAGAAGTGAAAGAAAAAAATGCCATGCGTGTTGAAGGTCCGCTGGTGCGCGCCCTGAAGCAACTGGACACGCTGTTTGCGCAAAAAGGCGTGAAGATCACCAAAGACATTCAGGACACTCACGCGAAAGATCTGGATGTGGACGGCGTGACGCGCGCAATGGTGAACATCATGACCAACTCGGTGGAAGCGATGGAGCGTATGGCGAAAAAGGAAATCAAGGTTTCCCTGTACGAATCCGAAAGCGGAACCCATCTGGACATCGAGGACTGTGGCGAGGGCATTGAACCTGCGAACATCGAAAAGATTTTTGATCCGTTCTTCACAACCCGTTCGTTCCAGAATCACATGGGGCTGGGTTTGTCGGTGGCCTTCGGAATTCTGAAAGAGCACAACGCCGATGTGAAAGTGGAATCCCAGCGCGGGCAGGGCACGAAAGTGATGATCCTGTTCAAGAAAACCATGGGTCTTGCGGTGATGAAAGCGCCGGTGGCGCCAAAGCAGGAGGAGGAAGAAGTGATTGTGATGAAAGAACTGCCTCGCCTGAAAGAAGAGTCCCCGGAGCGCGCCGAAGCCGAAGCGAACTTTGTCGCGGCAACCACGGTGCAGCCGGAGCCTGCGGCATCCCCGCTGGATGTGAACATCGACAACCTGCTGGAAGAGCTGCCTGAGGTGGTGCCTGCCAAAGTCGAGCCGGTGGCGGCAACGGAACCGGTGATGGTTAAAAAGATCGTTAAGAAAACGGTGAAAAAGAAATCCCAGCCTGCCAGCGATGAACTGACCTTCATTGACGGCTTCATGGGTGAAGAGGTCGAGGAGGAAGTTGAAGTGGAAGAGGAAATTCTTGTGGCGGCCGATCAGGCCGAGGCTTCCGCTGAAACTGTTGTCGCTGCGGCGACAGAGCCCGTGACCAACACGGCGATTCCGGTGGAGCACGCTGCCGGCGCCAGCCTTGCTGATATGGATGATGAACTGACTCCGGTGAATTTTATCGTTCCGCCGAAAATGGCTGCGACGAAAAAAGAATCCAAGCTCGACGGATATCATGTTGAAATTCGCCGCCCTGGAAAGAGGATTTAA
- a CDS encoding GGDEF domain-containing protein, whose protein sequence is MNIRDYSSQFTVFVFTTDVDLGASAKVYLSQAGYDAYFFQDPETLEQRLKENAPHILVFSTAALAGSLSDFVSIVQGINDEIRFIAVSSISQFDILAQYNSHGFVDVISDDAAALESRVVWAVDRACEKLYLTYQNEQLFDDLKSTESRMEEVHAAAVKSMKQAEAEKAPPVSISTRIGEYRSAQSKEDLIQKYLNQLPGSLCVFFKFLPSVRSFVATHASGIPGSDIQGVGVQLESNDMKELSSQMAVGLLPPRFTEMLVEAFHFSPPKALPLYAHNALEGVFVYSGQLPAEEVARMNEEFTLLSLCYSHFSLEKKVDSLEVQDFVTEVYNRNYYQKVLGDEVSRARRLKQPLSVVKISMDDFYEIESSLGEAVRDELLKAVATIITKTSRTNDVTCRTGVNELAMILPHCPKKGAALRAERLRRIIEGTSFMDNGMKVSISLGVSEYPSLCDSAKSLDESATKALLHINDKGGNKICLFKAPETHKPEFEVTAE, encoded by the coding sequence TTGAACATTCGCGATTACAGTTCTCAGTTTACGGTTTTTGTTTTCACCACGGATGTGGATCTGGGGGCGTCGGCGAAAGTGTATCTTTCACAAGCCGGCTATGATGCCTATTTCTTCCAGGATCCTGAAACGCTGGAACAAAGACTGAAAGAGAACGCCCCGCATATTCTGGTGTTTTCCACAGCGGCCCTGGCGGGTTCGCTGAGTGATTTTGTCAGCATCGTACAGGGGATCAACGACGAGATCCGCTTTATTGCGGTCAGCTCGATTTCCCAGTTCGATATTCTGGCCCAGTACAACAGCCACGGTTTTGTGGATGTGATTTCGGACGATGCCGCAGCCCTTGAGTCCCGCGTGGTGTGGGCGGTGGACCGTGCCTGTGAAAAACTTTATCTGACCTATCAGAACGAACAGTTGTTTGATGATTTGAAATCCACCGAATCACGCATGGAAGAAGTCCACGCCGCGGCGGTGAAAAGCATGAAGCAGGCGGAAGCTGAAAAAGCTCCGCCGGTTTCCATTTCAACCCGCATCGGCGAATACCGTTCTGCGCAAAGCAAAGAGGATCTGATCCAGAAGTATCTGAATCAGTTGCCGGGCAGTCTTTGTGTGTTCTTTAAATTCCTGCCTTCAGTTCGTTCGTTTGTGGCAACCCATGCCAGTGGCATTCCGGGTTCTGACATTCAGGGCGTCGGCGTGCAGTTGGAATCCAATGACATGAAAGAGCTGAGCTCGCAAATGGCTGTCGGATTGCTGCCTCCGCGCTTTACCGAAATGCTGGTGGAAGCCTTCCACTTCAGCCCGCCGAAAGCTTTGCCGCTGTATGCGCACAACGCTTTGGAAGGTGTGTTTGTTTATTCCGGCCAACTGCCGGCTGAAGAAGTTGCACGCATGAACGAAGAGTTCACGCTGTTGTCGCTTTGTTATTCGCACTTTTCTCTGGAAAAGAAAGTCGATTCCCTGGAAGTGCAGGACTTCGTCACTGAGGTTTATAACCGCAACTATTACCAGAAAGTTCTGGGCGATGAAGTATCCCGGGCCCGCCGCCTGAAGCAGCCTTTGTCGGTTGTTAAAATCTCGATGGATGATTTTTATGAGATTGAATCATCTTTGGGTGAAGCGGTGAGAGATGAGTTGCTAAAAGCTGTGGCAACCATCATCACTAAGACCAGCCGAACCAATGATGTCACCTGCCGCACGGGGGTGAATGAGCTGGCGATGATCCTTCCGCACTGCCCGAAAAAGGGTGCGGCTTTGCGCGCGGAACGTCTGCGCCGGATCATCGAAGGCACGTCGTTCATGGATAATGGCATGAAGGTGTCCATCAGCCTGGGTGTCAGTGAGTATCCTTCCTTGTGTGATTCCGCCAAGTCTTTGGATGAATCCGCAACCAAGGCTTTGCTTCACATCAATGACAAGGGTGGAAATAAAATTTGTTTGTTCAAGGCTCCGGAAACCCACAAGCCTGAATTTGAAGTGACAGCGGAATAG
- the alr gene encoding alanine racemase has protein sequence MEMYRRTFAEINLDHLKHNIQVLQKAFPQTPFLCPMVKANAYGHGDVQLARFLEALGIKHLGVCLIEEGLLLRRSGVSAEILVFRGFDREGAEKIIEYNMTPVVSSWEQIDHLEAVASDPVGIHLKFDTGMNRLGFRPEEAQKLFDRLWQNKKIRLKALVTHLFNGEDATDSQGISARQLRDLNRVSTVFKPFNIFCHALNSAGIMSALQMKDAGNTSADHPLFMQNWGLRPGLMIYGYNPLGAKNFGGLKPVMSLKSHVATYRQLHIGETVSYGGTWTAKQESVIAVVPIGYADGYHRILSNQSSVVFAGKRVPLVGNICMDYLMLDVTEVVRGRDLKDFKDQEVTLFGFASDGSFLSPEELAVQAKSITWEMLTSVGERVPRIYSGVDVGFVFDESRGQR, from the coding sequence ATGGAAATGTACCGTCGCACGTTTGCGGAAATTAATCTGGATCATCTGAAGCACAACATCCAAGTGCTGCAGAAGGCCTTTCCGCAAACCCCTTTTCTGTGTCCCATGGTCAAGGCCAATGCCTATGGCCACGGGGATGTGCAGTTGGCGCGTTTCCTGGAAGCTCTGGGCATCAAACATCTGGGTGTGTGCCTGATTGAAGAAGGCCTGCTGCTTCGTCGCTCGGGTGTGAGCGCAGAAATTCTGGTCTTCCGCGGTTTCGATCGCGAAGGGGCGGAAAAAATCATCGAATACAACATGACACCGGTGGTGAGTTCCTGGGAGCAGATCGATCATCTGGAGGCTGTAGCTTCAGACCCGGTGGGAATTCACCTGAAGTTTGACACCGGTATGAACCGTCTGGGATTCCGGCCCGAAGAAGCGCAAAAACTTTTCGATCGTCTGTGGCAGAACAAAAAAATCCGATTGAAAGCCCTGGTGACTCATCTGTTTAACGGTGAAGACGCCACGGATTCTCAAGGGATCAGTGCCCGCCAGTTGCGCGATTTGAATCGTGTCAGCACGGTGTTTAAGCCATTTAATATTTTCTGCCACGCTTTGAATTCAGCCGGGATCATGAGCGCCCTGCAGATGAAAGACGCCGGAAACACATCGGCGGATCATCCGTTGTTCATGCAAAACTGGGGGCTGCGTCCGGGGCTGATGATCTACGGTTACAACCCACTGGGGGCGAAGAACTTCGGGGGGCTAAAGCCGGTGATGAGCCTGAAATCTCATGTGGCCACCTACAGACAGCTTCACATCGGTGAAACTGTTTCTTATGGCGGCACGTGGACGGCAAAACAGGAGTCTGTCATTGCGGTGGTCCCGATTGGATATGCGGATGGTTATCATCGCATTTTATCCAATCAGTCTTCTGTGGTTTTTGCAGGCAAAAGAGTTCCTCTTGTCGGAAACATCTGCATGGATTATCTGATGCTGGATGTGACTGAAGTGGTGCGCGGCAGGGATCTGAAGGACTTTAAGGATCAGGAAGTGACTTTGTTCGGATTTGCTTCCGATGGCAGTTTCCTGTCTCCGGAAGAACTGGCGGTTCAGGCCAAAAGTATCACCTGGGAAATGCTGACCAGTGTGGGCGAGCGCGTGCCGCGTATTTACTCCGGCGTGGATGTCGGATTTGTGTTTGATGAAAGCAGAGGCCAACGATGA
- a CDS encoding MlaE family ABC transporter permease, with protein MTLSQKLYKLIAGLGRYFMGTISDLISSTGKIIIFFNESMRLIFAKPSRFAEIIRHMEFIGNQSIGIICLTGGFTGLALSLQLYLGFKLFNAVNMVGPTVALGITRELGPVLTGLIVAARAGGAMAARLGTMRVNEQIDALDVMGVNTKQYLVSPRLVAAFICMPLLVAVFDFIAMLGSWFLCVKMVGLDEAVFWQKIADFIEIRHINEGLLKGMIFGIYFALMCTYRGFNTTGGAKGVGEATNQGVVQSMVGIIILDYFATNLIRLFYSLVGIT; from the coding sequence ATGACCCTGTCGCAAAAACTGTATAAACTGATTGCCGGGCTCGGTCGGTACTTTATGGGCACCATCTCGGATCTGATTTCCTCGACGGGAAAGATCATCATTTTCTTCAATGAAAGTATGCGCCTTATTTTCGCCAAACCCTCGCGTTTTGCCGAAATCATCCGTCACATGGAATTCATCGGAAACCAGTCCATCGGGATTATTTGCCTGACCGGTGGTTTTACGGGGCTGGCTTTATCCCTTCAATTGTATCTGGGTTTTAAACTGTTTAACGCGGTCAACATGGTGGGACCGACGGTGGCGTTGGGTATCACTCGTGAATTGGGTCCGGTATTGACGGGTCTGATCGTGGCTGCGCGGGCTGGGGGTGCCATGGCGGCTCGCCTGGGCACCATGCGTGTGAACGAGCAGATCGATGCCCTGGATGTCATGGGTGTGAACACCAAGCAATATCTGGTGTCACCGCGTCTGGTGGCGGCCTTCATCTGCATGCCGTTGCTGGTGGCGGTCTTTGACTTTATTGCGATGCTGGGAAGCTGGTTCCTGTGTGTGAAAATGGTGGGTTTGGACGAAGCGGTCTTCTGGCAAAAGATCGCCGACTTTATTGAAATCCGTCACATCAACGAGGGGCTTTTGAAGGGGATGATCTTCGGAATCTACTTTGCCCTGATGTGCACCTATCGCGGATTTAACACCACGGGCGGCGCCAAGGGGGTGGGTGAAGCCACCAATCAGGGTGTCGTGCAAAGCATGGTCGGTATTATCATTCTGGATTATTTTGCGACCAACCTGATCCGTCTGTTCTACAGTCTTGTGGGGATTACATAA
- a CDS encoding ABC transporter ATP-binding protein, with protein sequence MAIESAISLRDVKKSFDGGHEFVLKGINLEIPKGSLTAIIGFSGTGKSVMLKHLLGLFKPTSGTIEVLGTDLSTLNPDQLTKFRCNFGVLFQSAALFDDMTVLENVCFPLQEHRRDLKPAQVLRIAEEKLHQVGLESKHYHKLPSQISGGMQKRTGLARALALDPEILIYDEPTTGLDPILTEMVDNLILSTHKLKKGVTSIMVSHDLSAAFRIADHIAMLDSGRVLLFGTPEDFFNTDIELVKRFVNKGMKHQ encoded by the coding sequence ATGGCGATTGAATCAGCAATTTCACTGCGTGATGTGAAAAAGTCCTTCGATGGCGGGCATGAGTTCGTTCTGAAAGGCATCAATCTGGAAATTCCCAAAGGAAGTCTGACGGCAATCATCGGTTTTTCCGGCACAGGAAAAAGCGTGATGCTGAAACACTTGCTGGGACTTTTCAAACCCACTTCGGGAACCATCGAAGTGTTGGGTACAGATCTGTCCACGTTGAATCCGGATCAACTGACGAAGTTCCGCTGTAACTTCGGGGTGCTTTTCCAGTCTGCGGCCTTATTTGATGATATGACCGTTCTGGAAAACGTCTGCTTCCCCCTGCAGGAACACCGCCGGGATCTGAAGCCGGCCCAAGTCCTTCGTATAGCCGAAGAAAAGCTGCATCAGGTAGGTTTGGAGTCCAAACATTACCATAAACTTCCGAGTCAAATCAGTGGTGGTATGCAGAAGAGAACTGGTCTGGCGCGAGCTCTCGCCCTAGATCCAGAAATTCTGATCTATGACGAGCCGACCACGGGTTTAGATCCCATTCTGACAGAAATGGTGGATAATTTGATCCTGAGTACCCATAAGTTAAAAAAGGGTGTGACTTCAATCATGGTATCGCATGATTTGTCCGCTGCGTTTAGGATTGCCGACCACATCGCGATGTTGGATAGTGGGCGGGTTTTGTTATTTGGTACTCCAGAGGATTTCTTCAACACGGATATTGAACTGGTGAAGAGATTTGTGAATAAAGGGATGAAACATCAATGA
- a CDS encoding MlaD family protein, protein MNWLRAAEFKVGLMVIVVGSLIAVMSMQVSDDPSYLGRSKKAWFLLPNAGGLVKNSAVRSAGIPVGVIKDIRLQDGMARIDITIKSEVPLTTSASVEIKAQGILGDKHIEVYPGSPTDPPLEDNAQILSIKDGAGMENLMAQVSDVASSLKEVAKNLKEATSEDGTRAHVLGRIVKNIETLTGDLAQMTTENKDKIGDIVDDIHGITANLQEVMNDKSDSGLKETWKKLSNTVKNLDDITTRINKGEGALGKLISDEQTSENLTSAIDGLGGMLDTANRIQTAFEFRGEYLNEVGATKSYIGVQIQPGLDRYYYIGVVDDPAGVVETTKTEVTGPGAGDVGPGSYTEKKTYSNKIKFTVLFAKNFWDLTLKGGLIENNGGFGIDYYFFRRKLKFTAEAFQFSETNVRSSLTYNLYRGIFITGGINDAFDQQGARSSYLGAGLFLTNDDLKLLLTKAPF, encoded by the coding sequence ATGAATTGGCTTCGCGCTGCAGAATTTAAAGTCGGATTAATGGTGATTGTGGTGGGTTCACTCATCGCGGTCATGTCTATGCAGGTCAGCGACGATCCATCTTATCTTGGTCGTTCCAAAAAAGCCTGGTTCCTTCTTCCCAATGCTGGTGGTCTGGTTAAAAACTCCGCCGTTCGTTCCGCCGGTATCCCGGTGGGTGTTATTAAGGACATTCGTTTGCAGGACGGCATGGCCCGCATCGATATCACTATCAAATCTGAAGTGCCGCTGACGACGTCCGCATCTGTAGAAATCAAAGCTCAGGGCATTTTGGGTGACAAGCACATCGAAGTATACCCAGGTTCACCCACGGATCCTCCGTTGGAAGATAACGCCCAGATCCTGTCCATTAAAGACGGGGCGGGTATGGAAAACCTGATGGCTCAGGTTTCTGATGTGGCAAGCTCCCTGAAAGAAGTGGCAAAAAACCTGAAAGAAGCGACTTCTGAAGACGGCACCCGTGCCCACGTTCTGGGCCGTATCGTTAAAAACATCGAGACACTGACCGGTGATCTGGCGCAAATGACCACCGAGAACAAGGACAAGATCGGCGATATCGTGGATGACATTCACGGCATCACCGCGAACCTTCAGGAAGTCATGAACGACAAAAGCGACTCGGGCCTGAAAGAGACCTGGAAGAAGCTGTCCAACACAGTTAAAAACCTGGATGACATCACCACCCGTATCAACAAGGGTGAAGGTGCTTTGGGTAAACTTATCAGTGATGAACAAACTTCCGAAAACCTGACCTCGGCGATCGATGGTCTGGGGGGAATGCTGGACACTGCCAACCGCATTCAAACAGCGTTTGAGTTCCGCGGCGAGTATCTGAATGAGGTCGGCGCGACCAAGTCTTATATTGGTGTGCAGATCCAGCCGGGTCTGGATCGTTACTATTATATCGGTGTGGTGGATGACCCTGCCGGTGTGGTGGAAACGACGAAAACTGAAGTCACCGGTCCGGGGGCGGGTGATGTTGGGCCGGGTTCTTACACCGAAAAGAAAACCTACAGCAACAAGATCAAGTTCACTGTTTTGTTTGCAAAGAATTTCTGGGATCTGACTCTTAAAGGGGGTCTGATCGAAAACAACGGCGGTTTCGGTATCGATTACTACTTCTTCCGCCGCAAGCTGAAGTTCACGGCTGAAGCCTTCCAGTTCAGCGAAACCAACGTGCGCAGCAGTCTGACTTACAACCTGTATCGCGGTATCTTTATTACCGGTGGTATCAACGATGCCTTCGATCAGCAGGGGGCACGTTCCAGCTATCTGGGTGCGGGTTTGTTCCTGACGAACGACGATCTTAAACTTCTTCTAACCAAGGCACCTTTTTAA